GCTTGTTTAAACGACAATGTAACCTTTACAGATAACACCAATAACAAAGGTATTGCCACCCAAACCTGGGCCTGGGACTTTGCCGATGCCGCCAACAGCACAACAGCCAACCCAAACACTGCAACCACAAAAAACGCCACACATACCTTTACCAAAGCCGGCGATTACATGGTATCGCTCACCGTTACTAATCAAAATGGGTGTTCTAATACTTTTCAGCAAAAAATTCATATTAACGCTTCGCCGCAGGCTGGCTTCCATTATTCGGCAACTGATTGCGAAACCCGCGGTATAACCTTTACAGATACCTCAGTACCCGGCGAAGGCACTTTAAGCAAATGGGATTGGGATTTTGGCGACGGCACCACCGAGCCTACGCATACCAATGCCACACCTTTTACGCATCAGTTTGCGGCGGCCGGCACTTATAACGTAAAACTTACAGTTACCAGCAGTACAGGCTGCCCCAATAACATTACCCAACCGATAACCATTCACCCGCTGCCACAGGTTGACTTTTCTTTGCCGGATGCCTGTGTAAACGACAATACCCAGTTTAATGACCTAAGCACCATTGCCGACCATACCGAAGCCCAGTTTACCTACCTATGGGATTTTGGCGATCCGGCCTCAGGCACAAACAACACGTCGACCTTAAAAAATCCATTGCATCATTTTACCCACACCAATGGATTTTCCATTACGCTTACTGTTACCAGCAAATATGGTTGTAGCAGCACTAAAAATCAACAGTTTACAGTAAACGGCGGCACACCAGTTGCCGATTTTACCCCACAAAACAGCGGAAGCCTTTGTAGTGTGGATGATGTGCTGTTCTTTGATAATTCAAATGTCAACCCTGGCAATATCACCAAACTGGTCTGGTATTTTGATGCCGTCAATCAACCCAATCAGTCAGTAACTTACACCCGGGATCAGTTTCCGGCTGATAAAATCTATCACCACAATTACGGAACCATAACCACAGCCACTCCATATACCGTTATGCTGGTAGCTTATTCTGGTGATGCGTGCCAATCCGTGATAACACATCAGGTAACCGTTAAGCCTAGCCCAACGGTTACATTAACACCTATCGGTCCGCTATGTCAGGAAGATTCGCCGGTGCAAATACAGGCCACACCGGCCAACGGGGTAACAGGTACCTCTACCTTTAATGGTGCAGGTGTGTCTACATCGGGTTTGTTTAATCCAACCACTGCAGGGCCGGGAACATTTACCATTAACTACAATTTTGTGGCCAATAATCTGTGTACGTATAATACGACGATGCACGTGGTAGTTCACGCCAATCCAACCATCAATGTCCCGTCAGAGATTCATCTGCTGGATGGGGGGCAGGTTACGCTGAATGCTACAGCCTCCGGCGATCAGCCGTTAACGTACCATTGGACTTTAAAAGACGGCAGCAAGGCTACCGGGCTGGATCATGATGATGTAGCGCAGCCCATTGCATCGCCTTCAAACGATATTACCTACATGCTTACGGTTACAAGTGCCAATAATTGCCCAAAATCTGCATTTGTAGATGTAATTGTGCTTAAGGCGCCGGTAGTGCCCAATGCCTTTACGCCTAATAGCGATGGCGTAAACGACACCTGGAATATTAAGTACATGGATAGCTATCCAAATTGTACGATTGACGTATACAACCGATACGGAGAAAAGCTATATTCGTCAATTGGTTATCCTCAACCGTGGGATGGTACTTATAGAGGCGCGCAATTGCCTGCGGGGACCTATTATTACATCATAAATCCTAAAAACGGCCGGAAAGTAATTTCCGGAAGCGTAACCATTATCAGGTAAATAAGTTAATGAAAAAAATAATACTCATCTGTTTAGTACTAACAGTTCTTGCAACACTTGTCCGCGCACAGCAAAAACCGCAGTATACACAGTATGTTTTTAATAACTATTTACTTAACCCCGCCGTTACAGGTATAGAAAACTATGTTGATCTTAAAGCCGGCTACCGCAGTCAGTGGACGGGATTGGAAGGCGCACCCGTAACCAGCTATTTAACCATTAACGCCCCTATCGGCGATCGTTTTGTTCAGGGCGATGCCAGCGCTATGCCCGGCGGTAGCGATAACAACCCTATGGGCCGCTTGTATACCCAAGAGTATATGGCATCAGAACCGCACCATGGCATCGGCTTTATGGTGGTGTCTGACAAAACCGGCCCTATCACTCAAACCAATTTAGATGCTACTTACGCGTATCACATTGGCTTGAGTGAGAAGCTTAATCTGGCACTGGGCGTATCGGCCGGGGTGAACCATATCAGCTTAAACACCGCAGAAATTACCCTGCCCGACTCGCAGATTGACCCGGCCATTGCCAATGGCAACAACAGCCAGTGGAAACCAGATCTGGGCGCCGGTATCTGGGCCTACTCATCAAACTATTATCTGGGTGCTTCTGTACAGCAGTTGTTACCCCAAAATCTGTACTTTAATGAGGGCGGGGCCAGTGCCAATACATCGCTGGTAAAGAGCCAAACCGTACCGCATTACTTTTTTACAGCAGGCTTAAAATTGTTCTTAAGTGATGATGTAACCTTGATGCCGTCTGTACTGGTAAAAGTGATACAACCTGTACCTACCACATTTGATGCAAACCTAAAGATGGGCTTCCGCGATATTTTCTGGGTGGGAGGTTCGTACCGTAAAGATGATTCTTTTGGGGCATTGGCCGGCATTAATATCAACTCGTCTATCAACGTGGGTTACTCTTATGATATGACAACTTCGGCACTAAAAACAGTAAGCAATGGCACGCACGAGTTGGTGATAGGCATTCTGCTTAACAACCGTTATAAAGTACGTTGCCCTACGCACAGCTTTTAGGCCCTGTTGAGAGATTTCGGATTTCGAATGTTCAATTTGGGATTTATTTCTGCAACGAAAAATCAAGAAATCGGAAATTGAACATTCGAAATTCGAAATAATAGCTTACAGCTCTTTCCTCAACCTGGCTACCGGGATGTTCATTTGCTCGCGGTATTTGGCTACAGTGCGGCGGGCAATGTTGTAGCCGGCTTCTTTAAGTATTTCGGTCAGCTTCTCATCGGCCAGTGGATGATGTTTATCTTCTTTGCCAATGTGCTCTTCCAATATCTTTTTCACCTCTTTGTTTGATACTTCCTCGCCGCTCTCAGTCTGAATAGCCTCGCTAAAGAATGATTTGAGCAGGAACGTACCAAACTCGGTTTGTACGTATTTGGAGTTAGCTACACGTGATACGGTAGAGATATCCATCCCAATCTTGTCGGCAATATCCTTCAAGATCATTGGCTTGAGGTTCTTTTCGTTACCGGTTAAAAAGAACTCGTATTGATATTGCATAATGGCGTTCATAGTTTTAAGCAAAGTTTGCTGACGCTGCTTAATGGCATCAATAAACCATTTTGCCGAGTCGAGCTTTTGCTTTACAAACTGTACCGCCTCTTTAAATTTTTTGTCTTTATGCGATGCCTTATCATAATCCTCAAACATCTCCTGGTAAGTGCGGCTTACGCGTAGTTCAGGAGCATTTTTGGCGTTAAGAGTAAGCACCAGCGTACCATCGTTATTAGTGATATGAAAATCTGGGATTACCTGCAATTGCTTGGTGTTTACCTCATTGCTATCGCCCGGCTTGGGGTTCAGTTTTAGAATCTCGGCCACAACAGCGCGCAGTTCTTCGGCCGACATGTTGAGGGCTTTCTCCAGTTTATCGTAATGCTTGCGGGTAAACTCATCCAGAAAATCTTCTACCACAATCATGGCTTTTCTGATGATGGGGTCATTCACATCTTTTTTACGCAGCTGGATGAGCAGACACTCTTGCAGCGTACGAGCTCCCACACCCGGCGGGTCAAATGCCTGGATCACCTTCAACATCTCCTCTACTTCCTCGTCCTCGGCCATTACGTTTTGAGAGAACGCCAGGTCATCGGTAATAGACATAATCGGGCGGCGCAGATAACCGTCATCATCCAAACTGCCAATGATCTGCTGACCGATACGGAAATCTTTATCACTCAGCGGAATCAGATCCAGCTGAGCCTGCAGGTTTTCAAAAAATGAGGTTTGTACCGCAATAGGAATCTCTTTGCGATCTTCCTCATCATCGCCGTTCTGATCATAGCGCGAGCCATAATCGTTAGCGTTATCGTCTTGAAGGTAATCGTCTATATTAAACTCATCAGCATAACTTTCTTCATCGTTACTGCTGTAATCGTCATCGTCCGGGTCACGATCCGGATACTGTTCTTCCGGCTCGTTCATGTTGGTCAGACTCATGTCTTCAAGCGCGGGGTTTTCTTCCAGTTCTTCTTTAATGCGGGTATCTAAAGATACGGTAGGCACCTGCAACAGTTTAATAAACTGAATTTGCTGTGGCGAGAGTTTCTGTAAGAGTTTTTGTTGAAGATTTTGTCTTAGCATAAGTGTAGATCGGTAGCAAAATTACATCAAATCCACTTAACATGAAAATGCGCAATAATTGTTGAAATGTAAAAACCTTTTAATTGTTTGCCGCTTTAATGATTAAAAAAAACTTTATCTTCAAAATATAATTATTACCTCACTCTAAACTTTTAAATTATGGGTTTCGCAAAAGAATTTAAAGAGTTTGCCGTCAAGGGAAACGTGGTTGATCTGGCCGTCGGCGTGATCATCGGTGCAGCCTTCGGCAAAATCGTTACATCGTTGGTAAATGATGTAATTATGCCGCCAATTGGCTTGCTTACCGGCGGTCTTGACTTTAGCAAACAAAAATGGGTATTAAAAGCAGCCGAAGGTGGTAAGCCAGAAACAGCCATTAGCTACGGTGCATTTGTTAACAATGTGATCGATTTTGTAATTGTAGCCTTTGTGATCTTCCTGATGATTAAAGGTATCAATTCATTAAAACGCAAAGAGGAAGCAGCACCTGCCGCCCCACCAGAACCAACAAAAGAAGAAGTACTACTGACAGAGATCAGAGATCTGCTG
This region of Mucilaginibacter yixingensis genomic DNA includes:
- the mscL gene encoding large-conductance mechanosensitive channel protein MscL; this encodes MGFAKEFKEFAVKGNVVDLAVGVIIGAAFGKIVTSLVNDVIMPPIGLLTGGLDFSKQKWVLKAAEGGKPETAISYGAFVNNVIDFVIVAFVIFLMIKGINSLKRKEEAAPAAPPEPTKEEVLLTEIRDLLAKK
- the rpoN gene encoding RNA polymerase factor sigma-54, encoding MLRQNLQQKLLQKLSPQQIQFIKLLQVPTVSLDTRIKEELEENPALEDMSLTNMNEPEEQYPDRDPDDDDYSSNDEESYADEFNIDDYLQDDNANDYGSRYDQNGDDEEDRKEIPIAVQTSFFENLQAQLDLIPLSDKDFRIGQQIIGSLDDDGYLRRPIMSITDDLAFSQNVMAEDEEVEEMLKVIQAFDPPGVGARTLQECLLIQLRKKDVNDPIIRKAMIVVEDFLDEFTRKHYDKLEKALNMSAEELRAVVAEILKLNPKPGDSNEVNTKQLQVIPDFHITNNDGTLVLTLNAKNAPELRVSRTYQEMFEDYDKASHKDKKFKEAVQFVKQKLDSAKWFIDAIKQRQQTLLKTMNAIMQYQYEFFLTGNEKNLKPMILKDIADKIGMDISTVSRVANSKYVQTEFGTFLLKSFFSEAIQTESGEEVSNKEVKKILEEHIGKEDKHHPLADEKLTEILKEAGYNIARRTVAKYREQMNIPVARLRKEL
- a CDS encoding type IX secretion system membrane protein PorP/SprF — protein: MKKIILICLVLTVLATLVRAQQKPQYTQYVFNNYLLNPAVTGIENYVDLKAGYRSQWTGLEGAPVTSYLTINAPIGDRFVQGDASAMPGGSDNNPMGRLYTQEYMASEPHHGIGFMVVSDKTGPITQTNLDATYAYHIGLSEKLNLALGVSAGVNHISLNTAEITLPDSQIDPAIANGNNSQWKPDLGAGIWAYSSNYYLGASVQQLLPQNLYFNEGGASANTSLVKSQTVPHYFFTAGLKLFLSDDVTLMPSVLVKVIQPVPTTFDANLKMGFRDIFWVGGSYRKDDSFGALAGININSSINVGYSYDMTTSALKTVSNGTHELVIGILLNNRYKVRCPTHSF
- a CDS encoding PKD domain-containing protein, with protein sequence MKTIPLLIAGTLFAMLNFTRLYAQSGSTSKGTEFWTAYMDHVNTATGNSPSKMILYITSDASTSGSVSFADGTTAIPFTVTPNTVTFVDIPPAEFLGSAGQFLKGIHVTSLKPIAVYAHIYASSVSGATLLLPVNTLGKNYYSLNYTQKSNANPSYSTFVIVATEDGTQVQITPSAALTTGQSAGAPFVINLQKGEVYQGLSLTDLTGTRIQSVSTTTGTCKRIAVFSGSTKLGIGCSAASSLSSDNLFQQVYPTSSWGKNYVTVALMNRPYDIFRIVLSDPATNVTLNGQPIPAGSFTNGFYYEFNTNTTGTVTNTISADKPIQVVQYTPTQNQTLAANCAVSKNDVGDPEMIYLSPIEQGLDHVTLYSTGYYNITQSYINVVIPTSAASSFTLDGTPYTLFTPVSGNTAYSYAQIPVTSGPRAAGGAGTVTSGTHNIAASQPFNAIAYGFGGTESYGYSAGTNLQDLNEFIKLQDVQTSAISSSGCAGVSYKPRISIPYQTTSISWDLKDGNPPVVDNAPVIVDQTQKGNVTIYSYEYPGTPIQYNTAGSYTIVATVLNPNSSDCGSTEDIEFDFSVSDVPAANFTAQASACLNDNVTFTDNTNNKGIATQTWAWDFADAANSTTANPNTATTKNATHTFTKAGDYMVSLTVTNQNGCSNTFQQKIHINASPQAGFHYSATDCETRGITFTDTSVPGEGTLSKWDWDFGDGTTEPTHTNATPFTHQFAAAGTYNVKLTVTSSTGCPNNITQPITIHPLPQVDFSLPDACVNDNTQFNDLSTIADHTEAQFTYLWDFGDPASGTNNTSTLKNPLHHFTHTNGFSITLTVTSKYGCSSTKNQQFTVNGGTPVADFTPQNSGSLCSVDDVLFFDNSNVNPGNITKLVWYFDAVNQPNQSVTYTRDQFPADKIYHHNYGTITTATPYTVMLVAYSGDACQSVITHQVTVKPSPTVTLTPIGPLCQEDSPVQIQATPANGVTGTSTFNGAGVSTSGLFNPTTAGPGTFTINYNFVANNLCTYNTTMHVVVHANPTINVPSEIHLLDGGQVTLNATASGDQPLTYHWTLKDGSKATGLDHDDVAQPIASPSNDITYMLTVTSANNCPKSAFVDVIVLKAPVVPNAFTPNSDGVNDTWNIKYMDSYPNCTIDVYNRYGEKLYSSIGYPQPWDGTYRGAQLPAGTYYYIINPKNGRKVISGSVTIIR